A single window of Eucalyptus grandis isolate ANBG69807.140 chromosome 1, ASM1654582v1, whole genome shotgun sequence DNA harbors:
- the LOC104425375 gene encoding rhomboid-like protein 20 isoform X2, whose product MMNVGPSGFNNAPVSRAFIVATGAFTVFFGIRDRANKLGVSYQDIFQKMQMWKLIPAIFAFSSTPELIFGLYLLYYFRIFERQIGSNKFLVFSLFSTIVSMVLQVLTLAVVNVPSSNLVSSGPYAVIFASFVPFFFDIPVSTRFRVLGISFSDKSFIYLAGLQLLLSSWKRSILPGICGILAGSLYRLNVFRIRKAKDCLQEVHVSHQLGMLWEIFHLLRVTSGTILQCLPP is encoded by the exons ATGATGAACGTGGGCCCTTCTGGTTTCA ACAATGCGCCGGTCTCCCGAGCGTTCATCGTCGCCACCGGCGCCTTCACCGTCTTCTTCGGGATCAGGGACCGCGCCAACAAGCTCGGCGTGTCTTACCAG GACATTTTCCAAAAGATGCAGATGTGGAAGCTAATACCAGCAATCTTTGCCTTTTCTTCAACACCAGAACTGATTTTTGGCCTTTATCTGCTCTACTACTTCAGAATTTTTGAGAGACAGATAGGTTCTAATAAGTTCTTG gtcttttctttgttctctaCAATAGTATCAATGGTCCTTCAAGTCCTCACATTGGCAGTTGTTAATG TTCCTTCCTCAAACTTAGTCAGCTCAGGTCCTTATGCTGTTATATTTGCATCGTTCGTACCCTTTTTCTTTGACATTCCAGTTTCAACACGATTTCGAGTGCTAGGCATCAGCTTCTCTGATAAATCTTTCATATATCTAGCTGGTCTGCAG CTTTTGTTGTCATCCTGGAAAAGGTCCATCTTGCCAGGGATTTGCGGCATTCTTGCTGGTTCCCTGTATCGTCTCAATGTTTTCCGCATCCGCAAGGCGAAG GACTGTCTACAGGAAGTGCACGTGTCTCACCAACTAGGAATGTTGTGGGAAATATTCCATCTTTTGCGAGTCACCAG CGGAACCATACTTCAGTGCCTTCCACCGTAG
- the LOC104425373 gene encoding pentatricopeptide repeat-containing protein At1g80270, mitochondrial: MWALRRAAHPLKNHRLSISVLRVPSPKSDWSCFGDNVGVVESSQASSGRHPSLERSYHVTSFTCQMSMGSRCLSSQAGAKSSGEEEEEEEDDAFSELEEPASTKASQKVDSADEIEDELDSEPELSADEDAEKVPQNELDLAESEMEPTKKKSRKRATSELFEAINRAPGLSVQQIIDKWVEDGKEINREEISLAMLNFRKRRMYGKALLLSEWMESSKKLDLTERDYASRLDLIAKVRGLHRAESFVNKIPESFRGELVHRSLLANYVSASNVTKAEETFNKMRDQGFTPSSFAFNQLLLLYKRLDRKKIADVLLLMEKENVKPTMLTYRLLIDTKGQSNDITGMEKIVDAMNAEGIKPDIGAQALLAKHYASSGLIEKAKAVLKEMEGGDLKKHWWACQSLLPLYAELGEADEVERVWKVCEPNPRLEECIAAIEAWGKLKKIQEAEAVFERMSKTWKVSSKHYTVLLKVYASNKMLAKGKDLVKRMADSGCHIGPITWDSIVKLYVEAGEVEKADSVLTKASQQNHMKPMFSSYMSLLDQYAKRGDVHNTEKILHRMRQSGYMSRIRQYQCLLNAYAKGKVPAYGIRERLKVEGITPTKSMEAQLAQIDPFRKTAVSDLLD, from the exons ATGTGGGCTCTTCGCCGAGCTGCCCATCCTCTCAA GAACCACAGACTTAGCATTTCAGTATTGCGGGTTCCTTCCCCTAAATCCGATTGGAGTTGTTTTGGAGATAATGTTGGTGTTGTTGAGTCCTCTCAAGCATCATCGGGGAGACATCCATCTCTGGAAAGATCTTACCACGTAACAAGCTTCACTTGCCAAATGTCTATGGGGAGCCGTTGTCTCTCGTCACAAGCCGGTGCTAAGAGcagtggagaagaagaagaagaagaagaagatgatgcatTTTCTGAACTTGAAGAGCCTGCCAGTACCAAGGCTTCTCAGAAGGTCGATTCAGCAGATGAAATTGAGGATGAATTAGATTCTGAACCAGAGCTCTCTGCTGACGAGGATGCAGAAAAAGTCCCTCAGAACGAGTTGGATTTAGCAGAGAGTGAAATGGAGCCGACTAagaaaaaatcacgaaaaagaGCTACGTCGGAACTGTTTGAGGCCATCAACAGGGCTCCTGGTCTCTCTGTGCAGCAAATCATTGACAAATGGGTTGAAGATGGAAAGGAAATCAACAGGGAAGAGATCTCACTGGCCATGTTAAATTTTCGTAAACGTCGAATGTATGGGAAGGCTCTGCTG CTTTCAGAGTGGATGGAAAGTAGCAAGAAATTGGATCTTACAGAGAGAGATTATGCATCCCGACTTGATTTGATCGCTAAGGTACGTGGACTCCATAGGGCTGAGAGCTTCGTTAATAAGATTCCTGAATCCTTCAGAGGCGAACTAGTCCATCGGTCCTTGTTGGCCAACTATGTTAGTGCCAGCAATGTCACGAAAGCAGAGGAAACTTTTAACAAAATGAGGGATCAAGGATTCACTCCTTCATCATTTGCCTTCAACCAATTGCTTCTCCTTTACAAGAGGCTCGACAGGAAGAAAATTGCTGATGTATTGTTGTTGATggagaaagaaaatgtcaagccAACAATGCTTACTTACAGACTTCTGATAGACACCAAAGGCCAATCGAATGACATTACAGGGATGGAAAAAATTGTAGATGCTATGAATGCTGAAGGGATCAAACCTGACATTGGCGCTCAAGCTCTCCTGGCGAAGCACTATGCATCTAGTGGATTGATAGAAAAGGCTAAGGCTGTCTTGAAGGAGATGGAAGGTGGAGACCTTAAAAAGCACTGGTGGGCTTGCCAGTCTTTGCTTCCGCTTTATGCTGAACTAGGAGAGGCCGATGAAGTAGAAAGAGTTTGGAAGGTCTGCGAACCAAATCCACGGCTTGAAGAGTGCATCGCTGCTATTGAAGCCTGGGGAAAGTTGAAGAAAATCCAGGAAGCTGAGGCAGTTTTTGAGAGGATGTCGAAAACATGGAAAGTCTCATCAAAGCATTACACGGTACTTTTGAAGGTGTATGCAAGCAACAAGATGCTGGCCAAGGGGAAGGATCTAGTCAAGAGAATGGCAGATAGTGGATGTCACATCGGTCCAATTACCTGGGATTCTATTGTGAAGCTTTACGTGGAAGCAGGTGAAGTGGAGAAGGCTGATTCAGTCCTGACCAAGGCATCACAACAGAATCACATGAAGCCAATGTTCAGCTCTTACATGTCTCTCTTGGATCAATATGCCAAAAGGGGCGATGTCCATAATACTGAAAAAATTCTCCACCGGATGAGACAGTCTGGGTACATGTCTCGCATTCGGCAATACCAGTGTCTCCTCAACGCTTATGCAAAAGGGAAAGTCCCAGCTTATGGAATTAGAGAGAGGTTGAAGGTGGAGGGCATTACTCCAACTAAAAGTATGGAGGCACAACTGGCCCAGATTGATCCATTCAGGAAGACTGCTGTGTCGGATTTGCTCGACTGA
- the LOC104425372 gene encoding transcription factor TGA2.3 isoform X2: MPSFVPATPASNSIGSEGNVVQSNQNTDFGSFEHSLGFRIEDAINLSRNPVFNQIKPNGRALGTDIQARAFNKSVVASERDQSSTASASQRIPLQKESQPNLLSIPGGHSENWGDSNMADTSPRTDSSSDDTDDRNQRLEAGPSAALGASDSSGRSKEKAVDQKTLRRLAQNREAARKSRLRKKAYVQQLESSRLKLTQLEQELQRARQQGIFISSSGDQSHSSNGNGAMAFDVEYARWLEEQNRHINELRSAVNSHVGDTELRIIVDNVTTHFDDIYRLKDTAAKADVFHILSGMWKTPAERCFLWLGGFRSSELLKLLISQLEPLTDQQMMGLYNLQQTSQQAEDALSQGMEALQQSLAETLANSPPGSTESSGNVANYMGQMAMAMGKLGTLEGFLRQADNLRQQTLLQMHRLLTTRQSARALLAIHDYFSRLRALSSLWLARPRE; the protein is encoded by the exons ATGCCGAGCTTTGTTCCAGCGACACCGGCCTCCAATTCCAT TGGTTCGGAGGGAAACGTTGTCCAGTCTAATCAAAATACAGATTTTGGGTCGTTTGAGCATTCACTTGGATTCCGCATAGAGGATGCCATCAACCTTAGCAGAA ATCCTGTCTTTAATCAGATAAAACCAAACGGTCGAGCTCTTGGAACTGACATTCAAGCTCGTGCTTTTAATAAG TCTGTTGTAGCCTCGGAAAGAGATCAGTCTTCCACCGCGTCAGCTTCTCAGAGAATACCTTTGCAAAAAGAGTCACAGCCCAATCTGCTTTCCATACCTGGTGGTCATTCTGAAAATTGGGGGGATTCAAATATGGCAGACACCAGTCCAAGGACTGATTCATCAAGTGATGACACGGATGACAGAAATCAAAGG CTTGAAGCAGGTCCATCAGCTGCTTTGGGAGCTTCCGATTCCAGTGGTAGATCAAAAGAAAAGGCTGTGGATCAGAAG ACGTTACGCAGACTTGCTCAAAATCGTGAAGCTGCAAGGAAAAGCCGACTAAGGAAAAAA GCGTATGTACAACAACTAGAGAGTAGCCGTCTGAAATTAACTCAACTTGAACAAGAGCTTCAGAGAGCTCGGCAGCAg GGAATATTCATTTCTAGCTCTGGTGATCAGTCCCATTCCAGCAATGGAAATG GTGCCATGGCTTTTGATGTAGAATATGCACGGTGGCTTGAGGAGCAGAACAGGCATATAAACGAGCTGAGAAGTGCTGTAAATTCGCATGTTGGTGACACAGAACTCCGAATAATTGTTGACAATGTCACGACACACTTTGATGACATCTACAGACTGAAAGATACCGCAGCGAAAGCTGATGTTTTCCACATTTTGTCAGGAATGTGGAAGACTCCAGCAGAGCGGTGTTTCTTGTGGCTTGGTGGCTTCCGTTCTTCTGAGCTTCTTAAG CTTCTCATAAGTCAGTTGGAGCCTCTGACAGACCAACAAATGATGGGCCTCTACAACCTACAGCAAACATCACAACAGGCTGAAGATGCTCTTTCTCAAGGTATGGAGGCATTGCAGCAATCTCTGGCTGAGACGCTGGCCAATTCCCCACCTGGTTCAACTGAATCATCTGGTAATGTGGCAAATTACATGGGACAAATGGCCATGGCAATGGGGAAGCTGGGAACGTTGGAGGGCTTCCTTCGCCAG GCTGATAATCTGCGTCAGCAAACACTACTACAAATGCACCGTTTACTGACAACTCGGCAGTCAGCACGTGCTCTCCTCGCAATACACGATTACTTTTCGAGACTCCGGGCTCTCAGTTCTCTATGGCTCGCAAGGCCACGAGAGTAA
- the LOC104425372 gene encoding transcription factor TGA2.3 isoform X1 produces the protein MPSFVPATPASNSIGSEGNVVQSNQNTDFGSFEHSLGFRIEDAINLSRTDPVFNQIKPNGRALGTDIQARAFNKSVVASERDQSSTASASQRIPLQKESQPNLLSIPGGHSENWGDSNMADTSPRTDSSSDDTDDRNQRLEAGPSAALGASDSSGRSKEKAVDQKTLRRLAQNREAARKSRLRKKAYVQQLESSRLKLTQLEQELQRARQQGIFISSSGDQSHSSNGNGAMAFDVEYARWLEEQNRHINELRSAVNSHVGDTELRIIVDNVTTHFDDIYRLKDTAAKADVFHILSGMWKTPAERCFLWLGGFRSSELLKLLISQLEPLTDQQMMGLYNLQQTSQQAEDALSQGMEALQQSLAETLANSPPGSTESSGNVANYMGQMAMAMGKLGTLEGFLRQADNLRQQTLLQMHRLLTTRQSARALLAIHDYFSRLRALSSLWLARPRE, from the exons ATGCCGAGCTTTGTTCCAGCGACACCGGCCTCCAATTCCAT TGGTTCGGAGGGAAACGTTGTCCAGTCTAATCAAAATACAGATTTTGGGTCGTTTGAGCATTCACTTGGATTCCGCATAGAGGATGCCATCAACCTTAGCAGAA CAGATCCTGTCTTTAATCAGATAAAACCAAACGGTCGAGCTCTTGGAACTGACATTCAAGCTCGTGCTTTTAATAAG TCTGTTGTAGCCTCGGAAAGAGATCAGTCTTCCACCGCGTCAGCTTCTCAGAGAATACCTTTGCAAAAAGAGTCACAGCCCAATCTGCTTTCCATACCTGGTGGTCATTCTGAAAATTGGGGGGATTCAAATATGGCAGACACCAGTCCAAGGACTGATTCATCAAGTGATGACACGGATGACAGAAATCAAAGG CTTGAAGCAGGTCCATCAGCTGCTTTGGGAGCTTCCGATTCCAGTGGTAGATCAAAAGAAAAGGCTGTGGATCAGAAG ACGTTACGCAGACTTGCTCAAAATCGTGAAGCTGCAAGGAAAAGCCGACTAAGGAAAAAA GCGTATGTACAACAACTAGAGAGTAGCCGTCTGAAATTAACTCAACTTGAACAAGAGCTTCAGAGAGCTCGGCAGCAg GGAATATTCATTTCTAGCTCTGGTGATCAGTCCCATTCCAGCAATGGAAATG GTGCCATGGCTTTTGATGTAGAATATGCACGGTGGCTTGAGGAGCAGAACAGGCATATAAACGAGCTGAGAAGTGCTGTAAATTCGCATGTTGGTGACACAGAACTCCGAATAATTGTTGACAATGTCACGACACACTTTGATGACATCTACAGACTGAAAGATACCGCAGCGAAAGCTGATGTTTTCCACATTTTGTCAGGAATGTGGAAGACTCCAGCAGAGCGGTGTTTCTTGTGGCTTGGTGGCTTCCGTTCTTCTGAGCTTCTTAAG CTTCTCATAAGTCAGTTGGAGCCTCTGACAGACCAACAAATGATGGGCCTCTACAACCTACAGCAAACATCACAACAGGCTGAAGATGCTCTTTCTCAAGGTATGGAGGCATTGCAGCAATCTCTGGCTGAGACGCTGGCCAATTCCCCACCTGGTTCAACTGAATCATCTGGTAATGTGGCAAATTACATGGGACAAATGGCCATGGCAATGGGGAAGCTGGGAACGTTGGAGGGCTTCCTTCGCCAG GCTGATAATCTGCGTCAGCAAACACTACTACAAATGCACCGTTTACTGACAACTCGGCAGTCAGCACGTGCTCTCCTCGCAATACACGATTACTTTTCGAGACTCCGGGCTCTCAGTTCTCTATGGCTCGCAAGGCCACGAGAGTAA
- the LOC104425375 gene encoding rhomboid-like protein 20 isoform X1, translating to MMNVGPSGFNNAPVSRAFIVATGAFTVFFGIRDRANKLGVSYQDIFQKMQMWKLIPAIFAFSSTPELIFGLYLLYYFRIFERQIGSNKFLVFSLFSTIVSMVLQVLTLAVVNVPSSNLVSSGPYAVIFASFVPFFFDIPVSTRFRVLGISFSDKSFIYLAGLQLLLSSWKRSILPGICGILAGSLYRLNVFRIRKAKFPAPISSFFSRLPGLSTGSARVSPTRNVVGNIPSFASHQRNHTSVPSTVEPSEESVATLVSMGFDRNSARQALAQARNDVNTATNILLEAQSH from the exons ATGATGAACGTGGGCCCTTCTGGTTTCA ACAATGCGCCGGTCTCCCGAGCGTTCATCGTCGCCACCGGCGCCTTCACCGTCTTCTTCGGGATCAGGGACCGCGCCAACAAGCTCGGCGTGTCTTACCAG GACATTTTCCAAAAGATGCAGATGTGGAAGCTAATACCAGCAATCTTTGCCTTTTCTTCAACACCAGAACTGATTTTTGGCCTTTATCTGCTCTACTACTTCAGAATTTTTGAGAGACAGATAGGTTCTAATAAGTTCTTG gtcttttctttgttctctaCAATAGTATCAATGGTCCTTCAAGTCCTCACATTGGCAGTTGTTAATG TTCCTTCCTCAAACTTAGTCAGCTCAGGTCCTTATGCTGTTATATTTGCATCGTTCGTACCCTTTTTCTTTGACATTCCAGTTTCAACACGATTTCGAGTGCTAGGCATCAGCTTCTCTGATAAATCTTTCATATATCTAGCTGGTCTGCAG CTTTTGTTGTCATCCTGGAAAAGGTCCATCTTGCCAGGGATTTGCGGCATTCTTGCTGGTTCCCTGTATCGTCTCAATGTTTTCCGCATCCGCAAGGCGAAG TTTCCAGCGCCAATCTCTTCATTCTTTTCGCGGTTACCAGGACTGTCTACAGGAAGTGCACGTGTCTCACCAACTAGGAATGTTGTGGGAAATATTCCATCTTTTGCGAGTCACCAG CGGAACCATACTTCAGTGCCTTCCACCGTAGAGCCATCAGAGGAATCTGTTGCAACCCTTGTTTCAATGGGCTTCGACAGGAATTCTGCTAGGCAAGCACTTGCACAGGCTAGAAATGACGTTAATACAGCGACAAACATCCTTCTTGAAGCTCAGTCTCACTAA